A single genomic interval of Celeribacter indicus harbors:
- a CDS encoding DUF1636 family protein: MGGVTLMICQTCRRVAGGPPETEEPRPGARLLGRLEAACLPDTVTIRPVACLSACTRGCTIALSGGPKRWSYIYGDLDPDRHVEAILEGAARYAASEDGRVPWRERPEIFRKQSIARLPPQD, encoded by the coding sequence ATGGGCGGGGTGACCCTGATGATCTGCCAAACCTGCCGGCGCGTCGCGGGCGGTCCGCCCGAGACGGAGGAGCCGCGTCCCGGAGCGCGCCTGCTGGGGCGGCTCGAGGCGGCGTGCCTGCCCGACACTGTCACGATCCGCCCCGTCGCCTGCCTGTCGGCCTGCACGCGCGGCTGCACCATCGCGCTTTCCGGCGGGCCGAAGCGCTGGAGCTACATCTATGGCGACCTCGATCCCGACCGCCATGTCGAGGCGATCCTCGAGGGCGCGGCGCGCTATGCCGCGAGCGAGGACGGGCGCGTTCCCTGGCGCGAGCGCCCGGAGATCTTCCGCAAGCAATCCATCGCCCGGCTTCCGCCGCAGGACTGA
- a CDS encoding LysR family transcriptional regulator: protein MTKSPPQAPLTALTSEFLHSRNLTLHKLNVFCMIARYSSVTRTAERLNIAQPAVTSHLRSLEDSLGTQLVRKTGRNIELTQAGERVYSWATEVMQRSSEMLLDLADIKKGVLGQTKIAAAMVVGTYKLPDIIIRFHKEYPAAKVCMSMSSPHLATQAVLSGDCDFGVTLIDPTQDTSRLETELLWKEPLFLVAALDSTLVGDVATLSELASLPFVTPMKGQIARELIDEALRTAGVVRTNSVLEFGHPEPILAAIRADIGPGFVFQSALPADLEREGLRIVRTPGIELTMPLFLIYDRKTVFSAPQTDLIDRIRRTFAALQDAPA from the coding sequence ATGACGAAATCCCCGCCCCAGGCGCCGCTCACCGCCCTGACCAGCGAATTCCTGCATTCGCGCAATCTGACGCTGCACAAGCTCAACGTGTTCTGCATGATCGCAAGGTATTCGAGCGTGACCCGAACCGCCGAGCGGCTCAACATCGCGCAGCCCGCCGTCACCTCGCATCTGCGCAGCCTCGAGGACAGCCTCGGAACGCAGTTGGTCCGCAAGACGGGGCGCAATATCGAACTGACGCAGGCGGGTGAACGGGTCTATTCCTGGGCGACGGAGGTCATGCAACGCAGCTCCGAAATGCTTCTCGATCTCGCCGACATCAAGAAGGGCGTGCTGGGCCAGACCAAGATCGCGGCGGCCATGGTTGTCGGAACTTATAAACTTCCCGATATCATTATCCGGTTTCACAAGGAATATCCGGCTGCCAAGGTCTGCATGTCGATGTCCAGCCCCCACCTCGCGACGCAGGCGGTGCTGTCCGGAGATTGCGATTTCGGCGTGACGCTGATCGACCCGACGCAGGACACGTCGCGGCTCGAGACCGAGCTGCTCTGGAAGGAGCCGCTATTCCTCGTCGCGGCTCTCGACAGTACGCTGGTGGGCGACGTCGCCACCCTGTCCGAACTCGCCTCCCTGCCGTTCGTGACGCCGATGAAGGGACAGATCGCGCGCGAGCTGATCGACGAGGCGCTGCGCACGGCAGGGGTGGTGAGGACCAACAGCGTGCTGGAATTCGGACATCCGGAGCCGATCCTGGCTGCCATTCGCGCCGATATCGGGCCGGGTTTCGTCTTCCAGAGCGCGCTGCCCGCCGATCTCGAAAGGGAAGGCCTCCGCATCGTGCGCACGCCTGGGATCGAGCTCACCATGCCCCTGTTCCTGATCTACGACAGGAAGACCGTCTTTTCCGCGCCGCAGACGGATCTGATCGACAGGATCCGTCGCACATTCGCCGCCCTGCAAGATGCTCCGGCATAG
- a CDS encoding ABC transporter permease produces MNASHKTRVSLTQEQMVLAISGVLFVAFSLFLDNFFQISNLLSLLQNVSILGVLAVGMAVVVIGRGIDLTMVAVMVFSTGWAFVLVSRGMPIELALLLGMLLALGIGIVNGILVAYVEIPDIFATLAMATVIAGLGRFALVPSDNIFIGGDLGWLSALGTGTLAAIPMPVVLFLVIACVAFVGLRLTRYGAFIYAIGDNPLASRNSGIPIRPIRVLMYGISAFVAFCAGLIMAMTVSSVNTKLANSTMIYDIILVVVIGGIGLAGGKGSIRNVIAGTLLIGLLLNGMTIMNISYSAQNIIKSLILLLAIIVDSVVNPRDEQTSQQGDI; encoded by the coding sequence ATGAACGCATCGCACAAGACGAGAGTCTCATTGACACAGGAGCAGATGGTGCTCGCCATTTCCGGCGTGCTGTTTGTCGCCTTCTCACTGTTTCTCGACAATTTCTTTCAGATCTCGAACCTTCTGTCGCTGTTGCAGAACGTGTCGATCCTCGGAGTCCTGGCGGTCGGGATGGCTGTGGTGGTGATCGGCCGCGGCATCGACCTGACGATGGTCGCGGTGATGGTGTTCTCGACCGGCTGGGCCTTCGTGCTCGTGTCCCGCGGGATGCCGATCGAGCTGGCACTTCTGCTGGGCATGCTGCTCGCACTCGGGATCGGCATCGTGAACGGGATCCTCGTCGCCTATGTCGAGATCCCGGACATCTTCGCCACGCTCGCGATGGCCACCGTCATCGCCGGGTTGGGGCGGTTCGCGCTCGTGCCCAGCGACAACATCTTCATCGGCGGCGACCTGGGCTGGCTGTCCGCACTCGGCACCGGCACGCTTGCGGCGATCCCGATGCCCGTCGTGCTGTTCCTCGTCATCGCCTGTGTCGCCTTCGTGGGCCTGCGCCTGACGCGCTACGGAGCCTTCATCTACGCCATCGGCGACAACCCCCTCGCCTCGCGCAACAGCGGCATTCCGATCCGGCCGATCCGCGTCCTGATGTACGGCATCTCCGCCTTCGTCGCCTTCTGCGCCGGGCTGATCATGGCGATGACGGTGTCCTCCGTGAACACCAAGCTCGCCAATTCGACGATGATCTACGACATCATCCTCGTGGTGGTGATCGGCGGCATCGGGCTTGCCGGGGGCAAGGGCAGCATCCGCAACGTCATCGCCGGCACGCTGCTCATCGGATTGCTGCTCAACGGCATGACGATCATGAACATCAGCTATTCGGCGCAGAACATCATCAAGAGCCTCATCCTGCTCTTGGCGATCATCGTCGACTCGGTGGTCAACCCGCGGGACGAACAGACGTCCCAGCAGGGCGATATATGA
- a CDS encoding sugar ABC transporter substrate-binding protein, whose protein sequence is MTLTRLRKALGIAALAGAALGTAAPASAERPDDGLVFTYQEALAGKKVAFVPITMGFDLTQGWMAAVQRDADRLGYELTIRDPNWNVDAGAQAIEQLINEKPDLLIVHNNDMQAYTKLIRRAMSAGINVIQMNLKTPVNSDAFVGGDWYDVGVKTAQEAARFCGEGTSGKIAVVQGPVTAPPNQLGVAGVEDALAEYPEIQIVSNQAADWDASKARSIASTIIKQHGDLCAFIGLWDNMDVGIAAAIREAGLTDQIKLVSTGGGNQEFGCTNLENGSFASYVKVDTRDQAHQLAETIQILLQTRPEPGSQPFGLYTENKILTPDNIGPGSCWTLDGIRAGD, encoded by the coding sequence ATGACACTGACAAGGTTGAGAAAGGCCCTCGGCATCGCAGCGCTCGCGGGTGCTGCCCTCGGAACCGCCGCGCCGGCATCGGCGGAACGTCCCGATGACGGTCTGGTCTTCACGTATCAGGAGGCCCTCGCGGGCAAGAAGGTCGCCTTTGTCCCGATCACCATGGGATTCGATCTTACCCAGGGCTGGATGGCCGCGGTGCAACGCGACGCGGACCGGCTCGGATACGAGCTGACGATCCGCGACCCCAACTGGAACGTCGACGCCGGCGCACAGGCGATCGAGCAGCTCATCAACGAAAAGCCCGACCTGCTGATCGTCCACAACAACGACATGCAGGCCTATACCAAGCTCATCCGCAGGGCGATGAGCGCGGGCATCAACGTGATCCAGATGAACCTGAAGACGCCGGTCAATTCCGACGCATTCGTGGGCGGCGACTGGTACGACGTCGGGGTCAAGACGGCGCAGGAGGCTGCACGCTTCTGCGGCGAAGGGACCTCGGGCAAGATTGCCGTGGTGCAGGGGCCGGTGACCGCTCCGCCGAACCAGCTCGGTGTCGCCGGGGTCGAGGACGCCCTGGCCGAATACCCGGAGATCCAGATCGTATCCAACCAGGCGGCGGACTGGGATGCCTCGAAGGCGCGGTCCATCGCTTCCACGATCATCAAACAGCATGGCGATCTCTGTGCCTTCATCGGGTTGTGGGACAACATGGATGTCGGCATCGCCGCAGCCATCCGCGAGGCCGGGCTCACCGACCAGATCAAGCTCGTGTCCACGGGCGGCGGGAACCAGGAATTCGGTTGCACCAATCTCGAGAACGGATCCTTCGCGTCCTACGTGAAGGTCGATACCCGCGATCAGGCGCACCAGCTTGCCGAAACGATCCAGATCCTGTTGCAGACCCGGCCGGAGCCGGGATCGCAGCCCTTCGGCCTCTATACCGAAAACAAGATCCTGACGCCGGACAACATCGGCCCCGGTTCGTGCTGGACCCTCGACGGGATCCGGGCGGGCGACTGA
- a CDS encoding ABC transporter permease produces the protein MSVNETYLRWRYRYIPDHVLGEVLAKNWIDNAIPVLFLAIAVAVFSILIPGFFTVGSLSTIARVLGEYMFICIGMTLVLKAGGIDLSVGSNFALCNFGALYLVNALGMPLVVVIPAVLLLGGLVGALNGVLIGYMRLRAFLTTLVTLILVRAIVELLSLNYGVEASYPASEVPAWDYLGLATILGLPVSLFVAGIVAIAIHVLMTRMRFGWHLSAVGGSRRSAYNVGLPVKRIVAQTYVMSGVLTAAGALFYASRLGSIGGSVGVGLEIVILTAAVLGGNSLGGGRGSVAKAIIGTVIVVLVTNALVRLGLRTGANDLVLGLILLAAVAIDVKWVKNRLKILNRAYVSPTYFALPPCPETVEGSSSIYEVNDKLAVAEPIGLGELDGPEDIILDEDDNLYCGSRHGDVIRFFAPDYKRHEVYVHIGGHPLGMAFNRDRELVVCVGGMGLYKVTKDRKPVKLSDETNRSLFSIIDDSRMRLADDLDIASDGRIFFSEATIRYEIHDWILDALEARGNGRIICYDPRDGSSRTVLPNLQFPNGITMVGDDQSFLFAETWGCRINRYWYDGPRKGQREVVIPDLPGYPDNINRASDGTFWCAVIGMRSPTFDLAQRMPQFRRRMVYRVAADEWMYPNMNAGCVFKFSLEGEILDVLWDRDGVKHPSITSMREHKGKLYLGGLFNDRIGVYDLPDADPHWTGIGHYWGAKNDE, from the coding sequence ATGAGCGTGAACGAAACGTATCTGCGCTGGCGCTACCGCTATATCCCGGATCATGTGCTGGGCGAGGTTCTGGCAAAGAACTGGATCGACAATGCGATCCCCGTCCTCTTCCTGGCGATTGCCGTCGCGGTATTTTCCATCCTCATCCCCGGCTTTTTCACGGTCGGCAGCCTGTCGACGATTGCCCGCGTCCTCGGTGAATACATGTTCATCTGCATCGGCATGACGCTGGTGCTGAAGGCCGGCGGCATCGACCTCAGCGTCGGTTCGAACTTTGCCCTGTGCAATTTCGGCGCGCTCTACCTGGTGAATGCGCTGGGGATGCCACTGGTCGTGGTCATTCCCGCCGTCCTGCTCCTCGGTGGGCTGGTCGGTGCGCTGAACGGGGTGCTGATCGGCTACATGCGGCTGCGCGCCTTCCTGACCACGCTCGTGACGCTGATCCTCGTGCGCGCCATCGTGGAACTGTTGTCGCTGAATTACGGGGTCGAGGCGTCCTATCCCGCCTCAGAGGTGCCGGCATGGGATTATCTGGGCCTTGCAACGATCCTCGGCCTTCCGGTCTCCCTCTTCGTCGCCGGCATCGTCGCGATCGCGATCCATGTCCTGATGACCCGGATGCGTTTCGGCTGGCATCTCAGCGCGGTCGGGGGGTCGCGCCGGTCGGCCTATAACGTCGGCCTGCCGGTCAAGCGGATCGTGGCGCAGACCTATGTCATGTCGGGCGTGCTGACTGCGGCGGGGGCATTGTTCTATGCCTCGCGGCTGGGCAGCATCGGCGGCTCGGTCGGTGTCGGGCTCGAGATCGTGATCCTGACCGCAGCGGTGCTGGGCGGCAACAGCCTCGGCGGCGGGCGCGGCTCGGTCGCCAAGGCCATCATCGGCACAGTGATCGTGGTGCTGGTGACGAACGCGCTGGTGCGGCTCGGCCTGCGCACGGGGGCGAACGACCTTGTCCTGGGTCTGATCCTGCTCGCGGCCGTGGCGATCGACGTCAAATGGGTGAAGAACCGGCTGAAGATCCTCAACCGTGCCTATGTCTCCCCGACCTATTTCGCCCTTCCGCCCTGTCCCGAAACGGTCGAGGGATCGTCCTCGATCTACGAGGTCAACGACAAGCTGGCGGTGGCCGAGCCCATCGGGCTGGGTGAACTCGACGGACCCGAGGACATCATCCTGGACGAGGACGACAACCTCTACTGCGGCAGCCGCCACGGCGACGTGATCCGGTTCTTCGCCCCCGACTATAAGCGGCACGAGGTCTATGTGCACATCGGCGGCCATCCGCTTGGCATGGCGTTCAATCGCGACCGCGAGTTGGTCGTCTGTGTCGGCGGCATGGGGCTCTACAAGGTCACGAAGGACCGCAAACCGGTGAAACTGTCGGACGAGACCAACCGCTCGCTGTTCTCGATCATCGACGATTCGCGCATGCGCCTCGCCGACGATCTCGATATCGCGTCGGACGGTCGGATTTTCTTTTCCGAAGCCACCATCCGATACGAGATCCACGACTGGATCCTCGATGCGCTCGAGGCGCGCGGCAACGGCCGGATCATCTGTTACGATCCGCGCGACGGCTCGTCCCGCACGGTCCTGCCGAACCTCCAGTTCCCCAACGGCATCACCATGGTCGGGGATGACCAGTCCTTCCTCTTTGCCGAGACCTGGGGCTGCCGGATCAACCGCTACTGGTATGACGGCCCGCGCAAGGGTCAGCGCGAGGTCGTGATCCCCGACCTGCCGGGCTATCCCGACAATATCAATCGCGCCTCGGACGGCACATTCTGGTGCGCCGTGATCGGCATGCGTTCCCCGACCTTCGACCTGGCGCAGCGGATGCCGCAGTTCCGTCGGCGCATGGTCTATCGCGTCGCAGCGGACGAGTGGATGTATCCCAACATGAATGCCGGCTGCGTCTTCAAGTTCAGCCTCGAGGGCGAGATCCTCGACGTGCTCTGGGACCGCGACGGGGTCAAGCATCCTTCGATCACCTCGATGCGCGAGCACAAGGGCAAGCTCTATCTCGGCGGGCTCTTCAACGACAGGATCGGCGTCTACGACCTGCCGGACGCGGATCCGCACTGGACGGGCATCGGACATTACTGGGGAGCGAAGAACGATGAGTAA
- a CDS encoding sugar ABC transporter ATP-binding protein gives METSPLIEMRSVTKEYRGVPAIRSVDFRLLPGEIHALLGENGAGKSTLTKIMAGVTQLSAGEMLLDGTPVSFATPGEALANGVAMVFQETSLVPSMTVAQNLFLGEEKLFNRLRGIYIAAQQFMQSLNFQVDPWADVATLGAAKKQMVEIARAVRQKARVIIFDEPTATLTPEEKRHFFALVNDLKARGVAVIFITHALEEALTIADRISILRDGELIASDDANRFDRDTVVQAMVGRTLSDELYHNHGEDRIRKPGRKVLSVQNLSMSKIVKNNSFSVYAGQITGVFGLIGSGRSEAAKVVCGIYKRDFFHGGEVWLEDRRVRYRTPRPAVKDGIVYVTEDRKIEGFYESMSIAENIHRAAQAANVSAGLFVNMAEMRSMAEAWSKKLNIRAIDPDARVIELSGGNQQKVVIARALVQKPKVIFFDEPTRGVDVGAISEIHQLIKDLAEQGIAIVVISSYLPEIMNLSDRILVSRGGRIVEEFTPEEATEERIMYAAVH, from the coding sequence ATGGAGACATCGCCCCTTATCGAAATGCGGTCCGTCACCAAGGAATATCGCGGTGTTCCCGCGATACGGAGCGTGGATTTCCGGCTTCTGCCCGGCGAGATCCACGCGCTGCTGGGAGAGAACGGCGCGGGAAAATCCACCCTGACGAAGATCATGGCCGGCGTCACCCAACTGAGCGCGGGCGAGATGCTGCTCGACGGAACGCCCGTCTCCTTCGCGACGCCCGGCGAGGCCCTGGCCAATGGCGTCGCCATGGTGTTCCAGGAAACCAGCCTCGTGCCCAGCATGACCGTCGCTCAGAACCTGTTTCTGGGTGAGGAAAAGCTCTTCAACCGCCTGCGCGGCATCTACATCGCTGCGCAGCAGTTCATGCAGTCGCTGAATTTCCAGGTCGATCCCTGGGCCGATGTGGCGACGCTGGGCGCGGCCAAGAAACAGATGGTCGAGATCGCCCGCGCCGTCCGGCAAAAGGCCCGCGTCATCATTTTCGACGAGCCCACTGCGACGCTGACGCCGGAGGAGAAACGGCATTTCTTCGCGCTGGTGAACGATCTGAAGGCGCGCGGGGTCGCGGTGATCTTCATCACCCACGCGCTCGAGGAGGCGCTGACCATCGCGGACCGGATCTCCATCCTGCGCGACGGCGAACTGATCGCCAGCGACGACGCGAACAGGTTCGACCGCGACACGGTCGTTCAGGCGATGGTGGGCCGCACGCTCTCCGACGAACTCTATCACAACCATGGCGAGGACAGGATCCGCAAGCCGGGCCGCAAGGTGCTTTCGGTGCAGAACCTTTCGATGTCCAAGATCGTGAAGAACAATTCGTTCTCGGTCTATGCCGGACAGATCACCGGCGTGTTCGGCCTCATCGGCTCGGGACGCAGCGAAGCCGCAAAGGTCGTCTGCGGCATCTACAAGCGGGATTTCTTCCACGGCGGCGAGGTCTGGCTCGAGGACCGGCGGGTGCGCTACCGCACGCCGCGGCCGGCGGTGAAGGACGGGATCGTCTATGTCACCGAGGATCGCAAGATCGAGGGTTTCTACGAAAGCATGTCGATCGCAGAGAACATTCACCGCGCCGCGCAGGCGGCGAATGTCAGCGCCGGCCTCTTCGTGAACATGGCGGAGATGCGGTCGATGGCAGAGGCATGGAGCAAGAAGCTCAACATCCGCGCCATCGACCCGGATGCGCGCGTCATCGAACTGTCGGGCGGCAACCAGCAGAAGGTCGTGATCGCGCGGGCGCTCGTGCAGAAGCCGAAGGTGATCTTCTTCGACGAGCCCACGCGCGGGGTGGACGTCGGTGCGATCTCCGAGATCCATCAGCTGATCAAGGACCTGGCCGAGCAGGGGATCGCGATCGTGGTGATCTCTTCTTACCTGCCCGAGATCATGAACCTGTCGGACCGCATCCTCGTCTCACGCGGTGGACGGATCGTCGAGGAATTCACACCCGAAGAAGCAACGGAGGAGCGCATCATGTATGCGGCGGTGCATTGA
- a CDS encoding 3-hydroxyacyl-CoA dehydrogenase family protein, whose translation MGCVIATLYAHHGYEVVLCDSEPSMLDSYRDRARPIAATLAGDPAAAEAIVARVRGEAALPEAVAGVFLVHEAVQEVLETKQAVFAELDRLCPPEVVLATNTSSFLISDISARVTHRERVLGIHYITPAHIIPVIELIHGEATPPELVEWGRAFVRSIDHVGVACPERPGFLINKIQFAMLTEVYRLMDEGLATRDDIDAAVRLSIGPRLALWGPLLTEDLIVSKKTALAVTDSLWRQTGDESYAGRKVLRDLVDEGHLGAVTGQGWYTFDAPAGQVVEERDRQLRTLLDWLRDADPVGHLNVR comes from the coding sequence ATGGGCTGCGTGATCGCGACGCTCTACGCGCACCACGGCTATGAGGTGGTGCTGTGCGACAGTGAGCCCTCCATGCTCGACAGCTATCGCGACCGCGCGCGCCCGATTGCCGCGACGCTGGCCGGCGACCCAGCCGCCGCGGAGGCGATCGTGGCGCGCGTGCGGGGCGAGGCCGCGCTGCCGGAGGCGGTGGCCGGGGTCTTTCTGGTGCACGAGGCGGTGCAGGAGGTGCTGGAGACGAAACAGGCGGTCTTTGCCGAGCTCGACCGGCTCTGCCCGCCGGAGGTGGTGCTGGCGACGAATACCTCGTCCTTCCTGATCTCCGATATTTCGGCGCGGGTCACGCACAGGGAGCGGGTGCTGGGCATCCATTACATCACGCCCGCCCATATCATCCCGGTGATCGAACTCATCCACGGCGAGGCCACGCCGCCGGAGTTGGTCGAATGGGGCCGCGCCTTCGTGCGCAGCATCGACCATGTCGGCGTGGCCTGTCCCGAACGCCCCGGCTTCCTGATCAACAAGATCCAGTTCGCCATGCTGACCGAGGTCTACCGGCTGATGGACGAGGGGCTTGCGACGCGCGACGACATCGACGCCGCGGTGCGTTTGAGCATCGGCCCGCGGCTGGCGCTCTGGGGGCCGCTTCTGACCGAGGATCTGATCGTGTCGAAGAAGACCGCGCTGGCGGTCACGGACTCGCTCTGGCGGCAGACGGGGGACGAAAGCTACGCGGGGCGGAAGGTGCTTCGCGATCTGGTGGACGAGGGGCATCTCGGCGCCGTCACGGGGCAGGGCTGGTACACCTTCGACGCTCCGGCGGGGCAGGTGGTCGAGGAGCGGGACCGGCAGTTGCGGACACTGCTCGACTGGCTGCGGGACGCGGATCCCGTGGGACATCTGAATGTCCGCTAG
- a CDS encoding zinc-dependent alcohol dehydrogenase family protein, which translates to MRGVTFPGDRRVEIMNFDDPTPGPGEVVIEVKASGLCGSDLHAYRAPTDDAAFRELAKGKPYETMRDNGPKIAGHEPCGVVVAVGPGVSERVARLGQRVMIHHYSGCHVCDQCRTGWPQMCEEMVPDIYGWTAHGAHAKYMKCAAHTLVTLPEGLSFEAGAAIACGSGTSYAALRKVQPNASHTVAIFGQGPVGLSGTQFAAAMGARVIALDVNKERLETARRFGAAETINPAEVDAPEAIRELTHGRGAHFSIETSGAQQAIADAIKSLRLWGTAVFVGLGRPPVVDFASDVIFRQISLQGSFTFSTNIMEECAVFSVDRGVEVEAVFSDRWSLEQAAQAYDLLDKQSSGKGVIIF; encoded by the coding sequence ATGCGCGGCGTGACCTTTCCCGGAGACCGCAGGGTCGAGATCATGAATTTCGACGATCCGACGCCCGGCCCCGGCGAGGTGGTCATCGAGGTGAAAGCCTCGGGCCTCTGCGGCAGCGACCTGCATGCCTATCGGGCGCCCACGGATGACGCGGCCTTTCGCGAACTGGCGAAGGGCAAGCCCTATGAGACGATGCGCGACAACGGTCCCAAGATCGCCGGCCACGAACCCTGCGGCGTGGTCGTCGCGGTGGGGCCGGGGGTAAGCGAACGGGTGGCGCGCCTCGGCCAGAGGGTCATGATCCACCACTATTCCGGCTGCCATGTCTGCGACCAGTGCCGCACCGGCTGGCCGCAGATGTGCGAGGAGATGGTGCCCGATATCTACGGCTGGACCGCCCATGGCGCGCACGCGAAATACATGAAATGCGCGGCCCATACGCTCGTCACCCTGCCCGAGGGGCTGTCCTTCGAGGCGGGGGCGGCCATCGCCTGCGGCTCGGGCACCTCCTATGCGGCGCTGCGCAAGGTGCAGCCCAATGCCAGCCATACGGTCGCGATCTTCGGTCAGGGGCCGGTCGGGCTGTCGGGCACCCAGTTCGCCGCCGCCATGGGCGCGCGGGTCATCGCGCTCGACGTGAACAAGGAGCGGCTCGAGACGGCGCGACGTTTCGGCGCCGCCGAGACGATCAACCCCGCGGAGGTGGACGCGCCGGAGGCGATCCGCGAACTGACCCACGGCCGGGGCGCGCATTTCTCGATTGAGACCTCGGGCGCGCAGCAGGCGATCGCCGATGCGATCAAGAGCCTGCGCCTCTGGGGCACGGCGGTCTTCGTCGGACTCGGCCGGCCGCCCGTGGTCGATTTCGCCTCCGACGTGATCTTTCGCCAGATCTCGTTGCAGGGGTCGTTCACCTTCTCGACCAACATCATGGAGGAATGCGCGGTGTTTTCGGTCGATCGCGGTGTGGAGGTCGAGGCGGTGTTTTCGGATCGCTGGAGCCTCGAACAAGCTGCGCAGGCCTATGACCTGCTTGACAAGCAGTCGTCCGGAAAGGGCGTGATCATCTTCTAG
- the dctP gene encoding TRAP transporter substrate-binding protein DctP — MRRLAGALCAAIAMGSMATEATAQDLKILSSWDQSYPAVSDVLIPFMDYLEEETTADLKLTRFGPETIPPFEQLNPVTQGLFDMLYTNGGYHYNDIAVGMALDALSGSAEELHDSGIWDFADRQYQEMGLKLIAVFYDRNGFHMILKEPLGDNALAGRRIRGTPLYHPVIEALGGSPAVLPAPEIYPALERGVVDGAAWPAVGAVNYRWFEVAGYFVRPTFGQVSHMLLMNLDTWNGLDETTRAEIEAAARHYETESSAIFDSLAGKEEETLVAEGMEVTNFQPDVAANLKSAWFDGVLDLSATINPEAIAEIRTTAGDAGIGK, encoded by the coding sequence ATGAGAAGACTGGCAGGCGCTCTTTGCGCAGCTATCGCGATGGGTTCGATGGCCACGGAGGCCACGGCGCAGGATCTGAAGATCCTGTCGAGCTGGGACCAGAGTTATCCCGCCGTCAGCGACGTGCTGATCCCGTTCATGGATTACCTGGAGGAGGAAACGACGGCCGACCTGAAGCTGACGCGCTTCGGTCCGGAGACGATCCCGCCCTTCGAGCAGCTCAACCCGGTGACGCAGGGCCTTTTCGACATGCTCTATACCAATGGCGGATATCACTACAACGATATCGCCGTCGGCATGGCCCTTGATGCGCTCAGCGGCTCCGCCGAGGAACTGCATGACTCCGGGATCTGGGATTTCGCGGATCGGCAGTATCAGGAGATGGGGCTGAAGCTGATTGCCGTCTTCTACGACAGGAACGGCTTTCACATGATCCTCAAGGAGCCGCTGGGGGACAATGCGCTGGCGGGGCGCCGGATCCGGGGCACGCCGCTCTATCACCCGGTGATCGAGGCGCTGGGCGGCTCGCCGGCCGTGCTGCCCGCGCCGGAGATCTATCCCGCGCTGGAACGCGGCGTGGTGGACGGTGCCGCCTGGCCGGCCGTCGGCGCGGTGAACTACCGCTGGTTCGAGGTCGCGGGCTATTTCGTGCGTCCGACCTTCGGCCAGGTCAGCCACATGCTGCTGATGAACCTCGATACATGGAACGGGCTCGATGAGACGACACGGGCGGAGATCGAAGCCGCCGCGCGGCATTACGAAACGGAAAGCTCCGCGATCTTCGACAGCCTCGCCGGCAAGGAGGAGGAGACGCTGGTCGCCGAGGGGATGGAAGTCACGAATTTCCAGCCCGACGTGGCCGCGAATCTCAAGAGCGCGTGGTTCGACGGCGTGCTGGACCTGTCCGCGACCATCAACCCCGAGGCCATCGCGGAGATCCGCACGACGGCCGGCGACGCGGGTATCGGCAAATAG